The Lactuca sativa cultivar Salinas chromosome 2, Lsat_Salinas_v11, whole genome shotgun sequence genome includes a window with the following:
- the LOC128132305 gene encoding uncharacterized mitochondrial protein AtMg00810-like: protein MSMMGKINNFLGLNIRQRREGIFINQEKYTKNLLEKFGLTNSTKHRVPMAVGTKLTPSLDSHTVDLTMFRSMIGSLLYLTASTTSLGLWYPSKSGFYIQAFTDSDLGGCAFDRKITSGGYQLLDGKLVSWQSKKQTCVAISTAEAEYISATS from the exons atgagcatgatgggtaaaATCAACAATTTTCTTGGGTTAAATATTCGTCAAAGAAGAGAAGGAATTTTCATTAACCAAGAAAAATACACGAAGaatttgcttgaaaagtttggattgACTAATAGTACAAAGCATAGAGTGCCAATGGCAGTAGGGACGAAGTTAACACCTTCATTAGATTCACATACTGTTGATCTTACTATGTTTCGAAGCATGATTGGTTCTCTACtttatttaactgcaa GCAcaacttcgttaggattgtggtatccttcgaaatcagGATTTTATATTCAAGCCTTTACAGATTCAGATCTTGGTGGTTGTGCTTTTGATAGAAAAATTACAAGTGGAGGATATCAGTTactggatgggaagttggttagttggcaatcgaaaaagcaaacatgtgttgCAATTTCtactgctgaagctgaatacatttcTGCTACTTCTTGA